Within the Cotesia glomerata isolate CgM1 linkage group LG6, MPM_Cglom_v2.3, whole genome shotgun sequence genome, the region gaaaataaatttaaattaagaatagtgttaaaaatttcaataaatataaattaataatagtgtaaataaaaaaaatgtattttattttaaaaaaagcgtgaggtgcatggtgtcaatagttataaatattttattgacagatatgagtagagtgattatcattttgataatatcttaaaaggcaccccacgctttttttaaaataaaatacattttttttattaacactattattaatttatatttattgaaatttttaacactgttcttaatttaaatttattttctattttttactttggttttctataaaaagcgtgtttttagtttttttaaactattatttattttttactttttagtttggtttatttataaaagcgtgattttttagtttttttaaactactatttgttgattatcaaaaatattcaggcgcgcaaattacccacggagagttacatactgacatacaagtgaagctaataaaaaataattatttataaatattataaatacggggaatcagagttcgatttcggagagcgagcctgagaaacggctaccagaaccaaggatggccgcaggcgcgcagattacccacggagagttactgacatactgacaaactgacatacaagtgaagctaatataaagcgtgtaaaaagaACATAATGCTAGATGTTTTACTGCTTTAAAACTTACAAATTCGGTGGCTAAGACttcgataaaaatttccacGTATGCAACGAATATCGATACGTATTTAATGTATTCAGTGTCTCGGATCTATCAgtgttttttaagttttcaaAGCGATACTTTGTAGTTCTTTAAAACTTACATCAAAATGCATTTATTGTATTCGTCAGCTATCGTGATATGGACGCTATTTACACTTCAATCTATAGTAATATTACGTTCTTAAgcaagtaaagtaagaaatgtcttagATGACATGTAATTGTCGTCCGAAGCGAAGCtgaggtcgacaaacatgtgatctgaggcatTCTTATTTACTGACCAAGGTCAGTATACTAATTTTCTGTTCGACAGAGCCAGATAGCGGTAACTTCGTGTAGCTCATCACCGGTCAAAAAGATTGATAAGATTGATGATGACCCTTCGAcagaaaatataatattaacccaattaaaattaaaaatgattgaaattaAAGAGCCTGTGGCAAAACAGGATAATTACGATTGGCGTGAAAGTGGAAATGACCGTAAGCtctacgaaataaatttttaagcattaaaataatcgattgttgaaatatttattgaaaataaatttcagcGAATCTTGCTAAGTTCAACAGTATGTCCTTAATAACCatcaatgaagaaaatttgaacAGAGACAAGAGTTGTACCGGCAATTGCGATTCACTCGATGATAGTGGAAGAGCAAGTGCTCGTTCTTTAAACGACTCGAACCAATGTGCTGGTGATCTTTTAAACTGCTGGTTTCATAGtgtaagttaaaattaataagaatttagtatttttagcAATCGCTGTAAATTAGAAATCagaaatgtatttatttacataatacGACCACTTAGATGACGGAAAAACGAATAAAAGCTCAGAAGGACGTCGATGATACAAGCAAGCATATGAGCTGTGGCATACATGCTATGAGTTATATGTGTCACGTAGGCCCAGAATATAAGAGGCACGTAAAAGTACTAGCACACACTGGTAACATGTGCAAGTGCAGATGCCATCGTACTTATAATCCAGATTCCATTGATGAAGGCGATAAATTACTTGACTCCATATGTTTTGATCGTGTTTCTGTTGACGAGGGATTGTAAGACTTTTTATTTGCTAAATTGACCAGAATTTGAAGTATTCTATCAGATAATTcgacgttaatttattttagtgtCGCCACTGGCGCTAAATTTACGAGACATGATAACGTCATATACCTCAAACTTAGGCAAGCGCGATTATCAAATGGTCATTTAACTGAAACTACTAAAAAGTGGACAGATTTGAAACGCTGCAGTTCTGCCAACACAAAGCCAGTTTTCAATTCCAAACGAAACGATTATTTGAAAATCAAATTGGAAGATATTATATTGCCAGAAAATGCAGTTGTTACAGGTAATTATGACTTAGAACATCgttgattataaattaattattttcttgatgaATCAGGTGTGACATTGGGAGAATCGGTGCAAGGACGATATCTGAACgataattcaaatttcgataaaaaaCGCGGGAAGATTACTCAACGGAGTCAATGTAGTGGAAGGTGATCTTGTTAACTCGAATTTCAggttcaaaattcaaaagtttactgatttattgttttatttcagTACCACATATTCAGTGTTTGGTAACGACCAAATAAAACCATCCACTGGTGTTTCTATTCAAGATAATAACGTATTTAGTAAACCATGTAAAAGTCACATATCATTCAAAGGATCTTCTCAGGGTAACGACAAGCTGCCATTTATCGTTCCATACGTTGATTTGCGAGAAATTGTCACTGAATCGCTTGAAGATATTCGCGGAATCGGTTGGCATCATCGTGGTTCCCCAGGATATGGAGGATTTCTCGCTCtcaagattttcaaaaaaatgtaaaaacttTATTGTATCATTTCTTCaatgatcaataaaaatattttgtttttccaaacaaagtttaataaataaatttcgtccactaaaaataatcagccccatatatttattcaaattttaagcaCTCAACAATTGAAGTCAGATCTTGTTTATAAGTTTAATTTTGGAGTCGAATATGATGAAAGCGTAATTATTCAAAGCAAAGCAActgaagatttaaaatttccagCATAATTACGCAGCCATGCAATGTGATGATTACCGTCGGTGTTAATTAGTGTCAGCTGTAATTCGATGGAAACAAAAAAGTTAGAAGAACAACAAGTATCTCAACTCTGGGCGGCAGCTCGGCTCAGAATTAGTTTGTGCGCTGTAAAAGGGGGGGGGGGATATGTATCGGCAGAGTGTGTACTTGGAGGCGAGCTTCCGAAGGGATATTTATGTGGAGCAAAAGCTGCCGGCGACGTGAAGCGTGAGAAAAAGGAACTAAGAATTGTGGAGATGCGAGCCGTCGACAAGTTTAAACTCCTCCGGTTTCTCAACCTCTAAAGTCCCCTCTCTCCCTCAGCTCTTCCTTCTCGATCTTGTGCTCTTCAGAAATCGATGCCCCGAGTCTTACTCTCGAGCTTGGCTTACACGGGCTAGGTGTTAAATTAAACAAGCTTAAAATTTGCAATCGGCCCCTCGCCTCTTACTCGGCACTTACTTTCCCAAAGTTTAGGCTTTTTCCTCGAATATTCACTCCCGATTATCTCGTCTGCCGAAAACCAaacaaatttcaaataaactaaattattaattctccGTTAAATCTTATTTACtcttctctctttctctcctCTCTCcagcaataaaaaatcattaatcacTAGATGACTTTAAAACAATTAGTATACTTTCACTCGTCCAAGATTTTTCATTCCGACAATCAATGCCCCTAATCCTTATCTGAGCCCCAAAATTTATCTCACACGAAATCCTTTAACCCGAAGTTTCTCACGATTTACCTGCGACAGAACACTGCTCTCCACTTTACTCCTAAAAATCCATTACTAATTGCAGGGTACTGCGTCACTCTCTCCTAAATCGCcctaaaagtaaataaaaaaattaaaaaaaaagtaaaactgaAACTACCTATCTACTATATGCTATACAAtactaatatatataaaggGTAGGAAATCGGGAACACCACCCGCCCGGATAAAaatctctttatttttttaaagttcccCACCTATCTCTCCACTTCTCTGTCGTTTAACTGGTTGATGGCTCGCGAATGCATTCATGCACGGAAAACTAACAAAAACGAGTTGGCTCGTAAACGAATTAAACCGCATTCtggcaataaaaattaactcgcTATTGTAAATCTATTTTTCGGTTGGAATGTACACGCAGAAATTAATATCTTTGTGGtaactgaattttttattatttggtaCTTATATTATactattaagagaataagaaaaattttgtgtccccgatagtcatatgataaaatcggtttttttaatgatttcatattattcttaccaagtcaatttattatgataagtaatTAGGCTGCactcaaaaatgctctatctctaaatacatattaaaaaaatgaccttgtatcttgtgaactattgacatttttaaagatataagctcatcctgatgttatactcatcaagacctttcatttgattacccacatcaatttttcatatatttatatattatatatgtgtatatatgaaaaatatatcaaaatgcatgtgggtatttaaatgaaagctcttgatgagtgtaacatcaggatgagcttatatccttacaaatatcaataattaagaaatgaccttgtatcttgtcaaccaATTATgttattgaagatataagcttatcccgatgttacactcatcaagacctttcatttgagtacccacatcaatttttcatatatttatatatactatatatatatactatatatatatactatatatatatatatagcatatatatatatatatatatatatatatatatatatatatatataaatatataaaaatatatcaaaatgcatgtgggtacttaaatgaaagctcttgatgagtgtaatatcgggatgagcttatatctttaaacacgtcaatatttaagaaatgaccttgtatcttgtgaactattgacatttttaaagatataagctcattccgaagttacacttatcaagacctttcatttgagtacccacagcaatttttcatatatttatatatattatatatattaaaatgtgCCAAATAAAtggactatttttttttcggtcccataTTAAAATTTCGTTGAgagttacgaaaaaaaaattgtgttaaaatttgagcCCTCTATCTTCATTTTTCAGTTAGCGCTCgcaaaaagaagaattttcgccaaaaaaagttttttttcagttattttttggttataaaaaattcaatataccaaatataaaaaaacccTTGGTAtggttttgtaggaaattaaattctctacaaaattcttgaataagaattacataaattatccgcgataataaatttaaataattttcactattttcaGAAAGACGTTTATATGTGATTGTTTAtgtgtaactttttttttcacgtaTGATGCACGTTGTCATAAAATTCTCAGCGTGTAAGTATAAACATCCATATTCATATCTGTACAGAGTTTAGAGTCACGATATGTAGTTGCGATGACAACGATGGAATTAATTAAGAGCACCCGCTGGACGAGCAAAGGCCCATGCAAATTTTGATAGCTTGGTCCGCAGTGCCCAGCGAGGGTGTCGGGTGGCCTGACAATCTCAATGTCCGAGCTTGGACCGTAACTACTGCCTGGCCATATGTCGCCACACTCGTGACGTCACTGGTTAACTATCGCCCAGTATCTCCTCTGCTGGATAGCATATTATGTGGACGCGACCCTTCTCTACGTCGTTGACACGATATGCCGCGACTATTCTGATTAATTGTCCATAGTTTGCGTTATCAATTATACGTTGTAACTCTTGTTTTTatgataagaattttttctcatatttttaAGATCAAACGCAGAAAAATGGTatgaatttgaaattaattaattacaaaaatattttttttttttacaacaatgtatcgcaaaaaaaaattttttatctaaaaattaaggcaataaagataaatattttataataaatttgatagatatcacaaaaataacgtaaaattcatttaaaagtagtgataagataattatgaaaatagtgtaatagtattattatttcatgaaaaatttcatacattatttaaaaatattttaatgatttttttataattataaatataatttttttataattataattataattcctGTAATAGAATTTATTCATATGACCACATATGTTTACACAGACGACCAATAATCATatacagtagcgctcaaaagtattttgacaacatTATGCGttagtttttttcaacaatgtcaaaatattttgcagccaccattttcctaatattttaaaaattaaactttcttttaTTACAAACAAGGACCACTTTGACGCTATTCTGTAGATTATTCAACAGCtgttaaaagaataaataaatgattattgtgtttcatatttatcctataatataaaattgataattgaacTGAAGTTAGTTTAGTATTGAAAACTTCGAAAGAATGGTTACTGATTCCTTATTGGTTATGATTAAAGCGCGCGCGTATGCGCGCAATTTGAATTcctagtttttaattaaaccattaaatacgtttgtcaaaatacttttgagcgcaACTGTATGTCCATATCTGACTTGATAAACTTATATTAGACCtaatatgattgtatatgtccataaataatttttcgactAAATTTGGtgctgaaaattttcaacaggTGACGCATTGTCGCTAAATCTTCTCTCtactagaaaatttaaattcacaaattaaataataaaataaaaattaattttttgactctTTTGAAGAGTTTATCTGACTTcggtttttaatttaattaattactgaaccaatttttgcataaaataaaataacatgaCAAACATGCACACGTTTCTagacaaaacaaaaaattaaataaactgatatttgcttcaaaatataaagtaaaaaataaaattcatgatGATACACTTTATTTGCACGAAATTTTTACCAGAATTTGAACTTTAAATAGTcgaatatttaacaaaaaaaaaaaaattttctggtaAAAACTACTGACCAAATACCCAAaggaaaaattcaaataaagaaTTCTTGTGAAACTTGGaatgaaatagaaaaaaatcgtTTAATACATCGATTAACCGTGGATAAAGCTCAAAAAGAGAATAAACAAACGTTAATGGAATTCACtcgaatatataaatatatctatcTCGAATTGGCAATATTTGGCAATTACGAAATATGAGTTTACATATAATAATTGTGGTAAACAGTGGTCGACGTGGTTGCGTTGAGTGGTtgttataaatacatatatgtgtatatatttttgagaGAGAAATTTAATCTCTCtctttatttgtattaaactCTTTTATTATCACTCCACGCATGTGAGAGATAAATTTTGCGTGTTAGAGGGAAAAATGtatctataaaaatacatatatacatttgGATCCATGTGCAGATTTGCCTCGTCATTGGTTAAATAAATGGGTGATATTAAACGCGAAGCAACTGGGGTaaatcgaaattttatttcacccCCGATTTGGTTGCCGATTAATTCACCATGCTCCGATAATAATAGATCGGAAAATATGCCTGGTATTTATcctcaattaattattttactcgaTTGTTTACATTTAATTGCGTGGAcgttgttatttatttatttaccggAATGAATTTATTCTGGAAGTTAAAATGTGAAATTTATGGGAGGTGTTgcttaatatttatgaaaaaagttaaatttaaactatgaaaaaatatttgaatatcATTAGAAGTACGACACAGTAGTGGGCTATTAATGATCGACGATATGATCGATATTAGCGAATATTTTCCGTGGGATATTTATCCCGATCGTGCCTCCGATACCTACTCGTATTCGTTTTGCCCGGGTGGTTATCGCCCGGTGACATTTATTCAAATGTAATATCTTGTCGCTGAAGATTATACCTGAGAGGGGAATGTTTTCACATGGGAATTTGCTTATCTGGTTAATcccaaatttttaatgttttttatatatatttatatttatattgtcgATAAATGGATTAATATCATAGAGTACGGAGTTTTTTAgaccaaaataaatttttatttagctgaaataacacagtaaaaaattgtgcgtcaaaaaattttgtgttaaaaatttttattttaaatatttaactcttttttttgttgatttcACACAACAAATATGAAATTTACACATTacagtgttaaatatttaacacaaaaatttttaactgtgaagttttaaatacaaaattaataacgaaTAATCGCTCGGGGCTTAAACGTATATTAATCTCGTGTAATTGCATTAGTTACAAGTGAATTTATGCcacgataataaaatatttaattaccatATTTGCAGctattttgtttattacatTGCACAcgtttttgtatttttacgaGCTATCAATTACcaggtaattttattaaattaattaaaacgtcCATACGAACGTTCttttaagtaattatattCGCTAGAGTAAATAACtagattgtaaaaaattgttaaattaatattaatgtgattaaacaaaaatatttaaaatttgcactaataactattttttttatttctatgagaaattttttttctaaatattgttcatgataatttactttgctttacaaataaaataaaaatgagtcGTGGTAATTTATCAACTTTATGTTAAATGTGAAATCATAGAATATCATCCGTCACGATTCaaacgttaaaaaataatagtttaaaaaaactaaaaacacgcctTTTAttgaaaaccaaactaaaaaatagaaaataaatttaaattaagaatagtgttaaaaatttcaataaatataaattaataatagtgtaaataaaaaaatgtattttattttaaaaagcgtgaggtgcatggtgtcaatagttataaatattttattgacagatatgagtagagtgattatcattttgataatatcttaaaaagcaccccacgctttttttaaaataaaatacattttttttattaacactattattaatttatatttattgaaatttttaacactgttcttaatttaaatttattttctattttttactttggttttctataaaaagcgtgtttttagtttttttaaactattatttattttttactttttagtttggtttatttataaaagcgtgattttttagtttttttaaactattatttgttgattatcaaaaatattcaggcgcgcaaattacccacggagagttacatactgacaaactgacatacaagtgaagctaatataaagcgtgtaaaaaagaACATAATGCTAGATGTTTTACTGCTTTAAAACTTACAAATTCGGTGGCTAAGACttcgataaaaatttccacGTATGCAACGAATATCGATACGTATTTAATGTATTCAGTGTCTCGGATCTATCAgtgttttttaagttttcaaAGCGATACTTTGTAGTTCTTTAAAACTTACATCAAAATGCATTTATTGTATTCGTCAGCTATCGTGATATGGACGCTATTTACACTTCAATCTATAGTAATATTACGTTCTTAAgcaagtaaagtaagaaatgtctcagatgaCATGTAATTGTCGTCCGAAGCGAAGCtgaggtcgacaaacatgtgatctgaggctttcttatttactgacCAAGGTCAGTATACTAATTTTCTGTTCGACAGAGCCAGATAGCGGTAACTTCGTGTAGCTCATCACCGGTCAAAAAGATTGATAAGATTGATGATGACCCTTCGAcagaaaatataatattaacccaattaaaattaaaaatgattgaaattaAAGAGCCTGTGGCAAAACAGGATAATTACGATTGGCGTGAAAGTGGAAATGACCGTAAGCtctacgaaataaatttttaagcattaaaataatcgattgttgaaatatttattgaaaataaatttcagcGAATCTTGCTAAGTTCAACAGTATGTTCTTAATAACCatcaatgaagaaaatttgaacAGAGACAAGTATTGTACCGGCAAATGCGATTCACTCTATGGTAGTGGAAGAGTAAGTGCTCGTTTTTTGAAGGACTCAAATCAATGCCCTGGTGATCTTTTAAACTGCTGGTTACATAGtgtaagttaaaattaatcagaatttagtatttttagcAATCGCTGTAAATTAGAAATCagaaatgtatttatttacataatacGACCACTTAGATGACggaaaaacgaaaaaaagcTCAGACGGACGTCAATTTTTTAGCCAGGTCGAGAAACTGTGGCAGACGTGGTTGCAATACTCTCTGGTCCTCAAACTTAAACTTATATGAGGAGTACATGAATACACTAGCACACACTGGTAACATGTGCAAGTGCAGATGCCATCGTACTTATAATCCAGATTCCATTGATGAAGGCGATAAATTACTTGACTCCATATGTTTTGATCCTGTTTCTGTTGACGAAGGATTGTAAGACTTTTAATTTGCTAAATTGAACAGAATTTTGAGTATTCTATCAGATAATTTggcgttaatttattttagtgtCGCCACTGGCGCTAAATTTACGAGACATGATAACGTCATATACCTCCAACTTAGGCAAGCGCGATTATCAAATGGTCATTTAACTGAAACTACTAAAAAGTGGACAGATTTGAAACGCTGCAGTTCTGCCAACACAAAGCCAGTTTTCAATTCCAAACGAAACGATTATTTGAAAATCAAATTGGAAGATATTATATTGCCAGAAAATGCAGTTGTTACAGGTAATTATGACTTAGAACATCgttgattataaattaattattttcttgatgaATCAGGTGTGACATTGGGAGAATCGGTGCAAGGACGATATCTGAACgataattcaaatttcgataaaaaaCGCGGGAAGATTACTCAACGGAGTCAATGTAGTGGAAGGTGATCTTGTTAACTCGAATTTcaggttcaaaatttaaaagtttactgatttattgttttatttcagTACCACATATTCAGTGTTTGGTAACTACCAAGTAAAACCATCCACTGGTGTTTCTATTCAAGATAATAACGTATTTAGTAAACCATGTAAAAGTCACATATCATTCCAAGCATCTTCTCAGAGTAACGACAAGCTGCCATTTATCGTTCCATACGTTGATTTGCGAGAAATTGTCACTGAATCGCTTGAAGCTATTCGCGGAATCGGTTGGCATCATCGTGGTTCCCCAGGATATGGAGGATTTCTCGCTCtcaagattttcaaaaaagtgtaaaaactTTGTTGTATCATTTCTTCAATGaccgataaaaatattttgtttttccaaacaaagtttaataaataaatttcgtccactaaaaataatcagcctcatatatttattcaaattttaagcaCTCAACAATTGAAGTCAgatcttttttataagtttaattTTGGAGTCGAATATGATGAAAGCGTAATTGTTGAAAGCAAAGcaactgaaaatttataatttccagCATAATTACGCAGCGATGCAATGTGATGATTACCGTCGGTGTTATTTAGTGTCAGCTGTAATTCGATGGAAACAAAAAAGTTAGAAGTACAACAAGTATCTCAACTCTGGGCGGCAGCTCGGCTCAGAATTAGTTTGTGCGCTGTaaaaggggggggggggatATGTATCTGCAGAGTGTGTACTTGGAGGCGAGCTTCCGAAGGGATATTTATGTGGAGCAAAAGCTGCCAGCGACGTGAAGCGTGAGAAGAAGGAACTAAGAATTGTGGAGATGCGAGCCGTCGAAAAGTTTAAACTCCTCCGGTTTCTCAACCTCTAAAGTCCCCTCTCTCCCTCAGCTCTTCCTTCTCGATCTTGTGCTTTTCAGAACTCGATGCCCCGAGTCTTCCTCTCGAGCTTGGCTTACACGGGCTAGGTGTTAAATTAAACAAGCTTAAAATTTGCAATCGGCCCCTCGCCTCTTACTCGGCATTTACTTTCCCAAAGTTTAGGCTTTTTCCTCGAATATTCACTCCCGATTATCTCGTCTGCCGAAAACCAaacaaatttcaaataaactaaattattaattctccGTTAAATCTTATTTACtcttctctctttctctcctCTCTCcagcaataaaaaatcattaattactaGATGACTTTAAAACAATTAGTATACTTTCACTCGTCCAAGATTTTCTCATTCCGACAATCAATTCCCCTAATCCTTATCTGAGCCCCAAAATTTATCTCACACGAAATCCTTTAACCCGAAGCTTCTCACGATTTACCTGCGACAGAACACTGCTCTCCACTTTACTCGTAAAAATCCATTACTAATTGCAGGGTACTGCGTCACTCTCTCCTAAATCGCCcctaaaagtaaataaaaaaactaaaaaaaaaagtaaaactgaAACTAAAGCTAAAGCCAAAGGAAATATTTGAGTGGTACCTCGAAGGCTTGTCCGTAATTTAAACGTTAATCCATCCATAAATATTGTTGAATTATATTTTCCATCTAGCAGACACCCAGGGACGATTCGTGAGCCGAAGGGACAACGGCATTTAGCCGTTAATCGCCCAATTAAATTGGATCACCCGAATCAGCCTCTAATCCACGCACTGCCCGCCGCTGCTACCAAACAGGGGTTTCCTCTCTAGCCATACATGTATATGGCCTATACCTATGTACTATATGCTATACGATACTAACATATATAAAGGGTAGGAAATCGGGAACACCACCCGCCCGGATAAAaaactctttattttttcaaagttccCCACCTATCTTTCCACTCCTCTGTCGTTTAACTGGTTGATGGCTCGCGAATGCATTCATGCACGGAAAACTAACAAAAACGAGTTGGCTCGTAAACGAATTAAACCGCATTCtggcaataaaaattaactcgcCATTGTAAATCTATTTTTCGGTTGGAATGTACACGCAGAAATTAATATCTTTGTGGtaactgaattttttattatttggtaCTTATATTATactattaagagaataagaaaaattttgtgtccaggatattcatatgataaaatcggtttttttaatgatttcatattattatcaccaagtcaatttattatgataagtaatTAGGCTGCactcgaaaatgctctatctctagatacataattaaaaaatgaccttgtatcttgtgaactattgacatttttaaagata harbors:
- the LOC123268083 gene encoding uncharacterized protein LOC123268083, with translation MHLLYSSAIVIWTLFTLQSISQIAVTSCSSSPVKKIDKIDDDPSTENIILTQLKLKMIEIKEPVAKQDNYDWRESGNDPNLAKFNSMSLITINEENLNRDKSCTGNCDSLDDSGRASARSLNDSNQCAGDLLNCWFHNDGKTNKSSEGRR
- the LOC123268084 gene encoding uncharacterized protein LOC123268084, translating into MCKCRCHRTYNPDSIDEGDKLLDSICFDRVSVDEGFVATGAKFTRHDNVIYLKLRQARLSNGHLTETTKKWTDLKRCSSANTKPVFNSKRNDYLKIKLEDIILPENAVVTGVTLGESVQGRYLNDNSNFDKKRGKITQRSQCSGSTTYSVFGNDQIKPSTGVSIQDNNVFSKPCKSHISFKGSSQGNDKLPFIVPYVDLREIVTESLEDIRGIGWHHRGSPGYGGFLALKIFKKM
- the LOC123267174 gene encoding uncharacterized protein LOC123267174 — its product is MNTLAHTGNMCKCRCHRTYNPDSIDEGDKLLDSICFDPVSVDEGFVATGAKFTRHDNVIYLQLRQARLSNGHLTETTKKWTDLKRCSSANTKPVFNSKRNDYLKIKLEDIILPENAVVTGVTLGESVQGRYLNDNSNFDKKRGKITQRSQCSGSTTYSVFGNYQVKPSTGVSIQDNNVFSKPCKSHISFQASSQSNDKLPFIVPYVDLREIVTESLEAIRGIGWHHRGSPGYGGFLALKIFKKV